The following coding sequences are from one Ctenopharyngodon idella isolate HZGC_01 chromosome 17, HZGC01, whole genome shotgun sequence window:
- the dglucy gene encoding D-glutamate cyclase, mitochondrial isoform X5, whose product MKKISSLSSYTPQLADMVTFYLGCSFGFEAALKAAGVPVRNVEQGKNVSMYKTSVPCISTGRFHCPMVVSMRPVPEDKLDAAAQCTHVIPLAHGGPVHIGHPKLLGIHDLSRPDYGDPVEVCSGDVPVFWACGVTGVEAVQSCKPALAFTHSPGCMFITDQKAEIVSPLTLEPAQCPLTFCISQNPQLYSVASEKAVQQIRAIEELVVEDPGARGIRALFLQDELLKACLSLSHSSSVLITTGFPTHYMHNPPEETDGPPGAIAMAAMLQALRKEVVIVTDKRALEMNQHIMQDAVKKGVIKTAVPVISFQSNGPDSALHFLCHDGDPSKPRFDHLVAIERSGRAADGNYYNMRGVNIRHLVDPIDDLFTTASTIAGITTTGIGDGGNELGMGKVKAAVKAYMPNGNLIACDVGADFAITAGVSNWGGYAVACALYVLSLCPIHWRYLQRGLSLSPTPDQQSLLSACLPTIAKEEDMLHILVKYGVRSGKTANLGLEVDGLTFHPYHSDVIQRLRHLTLA is encoded by the exons ATGAAGAAGATCTCTAGTTTATCCTCCTACACTCCTCAACTTGCGGACATGGTCACATTCTACCTCGGCTGTAGCTTTGGCTTTGAAGCAGCCTTAAAGGCCGCTGGGGTTCCAGTGAGAAATGTGGAGCAGGGTAAAAATGTCAGCATGTACAAG acaTCAGTACCTTGTATTAGCACAGGTCGGTTTCATTGTCCGATGGTGGTGAGCATGAGACCTGTACCAGAGGACAAGCTGGACGCTGCGGCTCAATGCACACACGTGATCCCACTGGCACATGGAGGCCCTGTCCACATTGGACACCCTA AGCTGCTGGGCATCCATGACTTGTCTCGACCAGACTATGGGGACCCAGTGGAAGTGTGTTCTGGTGATGTGCCTGTGTTCTGGGCCTGTGGGGTCACAGGTGTTGAGGCTGTACAGAGCTGCA AGCCCGCTCTAGCGTTCACACACTCTCCTGGCTGCATGTTCATCACCGATCAAAAGGCAGAAATTGTTTCACCCCTCACTCTTGAGCCAGCACAATGCCCTTTGACATTCTGCATTTCCCAGAATCCTCAGCTTTACAGTGTGGCTAGCGAAAAAGCTGTTCAACAGATTCGAGCAATTGAGGAGCTTGTTGTTGAAGACCCAG GTGCAAGAGGTATTCGGGCCCTGTTCTTGCAGGATGAGCTCCTAAAggcctgtctctctctgtcccaCTCCTCCTCTGTTCTCATCACTACTGGCTTCCCCACACACTACATGCACAACCCCCCTGAAGAGACTGATGGCCCGCCTGGGGCCATCGCCATGGCAGCTATGCTTCAAGCACTCCGCAAAGAGGTGGTCATCGTGACGGATAAGCGGGCTTTGGAGATGAATCAGCACATCATGCAGGATGCTGTGAAGAAAG GTGTGATAAAGACTGCAGTGCCAGTAATAAGTTTCCAGAGTAATGGCCCTGACTCAGCACTTCACTTCCTGTGCCATGATGGAGATCCCTCAAAGCCCAG GTTCGACCACTTGGTGGCAATAGAGCGCAGCGGCCGGGCTGCAGACGGGAACTACTACAACATGAGGGGGGTGAACATCAGGCATTTAGTCGACCCAATAGACGATCTCTTCACCACTGCCAGCACTATTGCGGGAATCACTACCACAG GGATCGGAGATGGTGGTAATGAGCTTGGTATGGGTAAAGTCAAAGCAGCAGTTAAAGCATACATGCCTAATGGGAATCTGATTGCATGTGACGTGGGTGCTGATTTTGCCATCACAGCAG GAGTGTCCAACTGGGGTGGCTATGCTGTCGCCTGTGCGCTGTATGTTCTGAGTCTTTGTCCAATACACTGGCGGTACCTCCAGAGAGGTTTGAGTTTGTCGCCGACACCTGATCAACAGAGCCTGTTGTCTGCTTGTCTGCCCACCATTGCCAAG gAGGAAGACATGCTCCACATTTTGGTAAAATATGGTGTCCGCAGTGGTAAAACGGCAAACCTGGGACTGGAGGTGGACGGATTGACCTTTCACCCATACCATTCTGACGTCATACAGCGTCTTAGGCATCTCACTCTTGCCTAA
- the dglucy gene encoding D-glutamate cyclase, mitochondrial isoform X3 — translation MWQSESLSSCALRSVIRQSRDIKNTSGIAAGYQQANVVILHKDLADDFEAFCRANSSPLPLLYRSKCGEWSCGPLATGSDIREDCPEYCVFEKGKLMKKISSLSSYTPQLADMVTFYLGCSFGFEAALKAAGVPVRNVEQGKNVSMYKTSVPCISTGRFHCPMVVSMRPVPEDKLDAAAQCTHVIPLAHGGPVHIGHPKLLGIHDLSRPDYGDPVEVCSGDVPVFWACGVTGVEAVQSCKPALAFTHSPGCMFITDQKAEIVSPLTLEPAQCPLTFCISQNPQLYSVASEKAVQQIRAIEELVVEDPGARGIRALFLQDELLKACLSLSHSSSVLITTGFPTHYMHNPPEETDGPPGAIAMAAMLQALRKEVVIVTDKRALEMNQHIMQDAVKKGVIKTAVPVISFQSNGPDSALHFLCHDGDPSKPRFDHLVAIERSGRAADGNYYNMRGVNIRHLVDPIDDLFTTASTIAGITTTGIGDGGNELGMGKVKAAVKAYMPNGNLIACDVGADFAITAGVSNWGGYAVACALYVLSLCPIHWRYLQRGLSLSPTPDQQSLLSACLPTIAKEEDMLHILVKYGVRSGKTANLGLEVDGLTFHPYHSDVIQRLRHLTLA, via the exons ATGTGGCAGTCAGAGAGTTTGTCTTCGTGTGCTCTGCGGAGCGTTATTCGCCAGAGTCGGGATATTAAGAACACTTCTGGTATAGCAGCAG GATATCAGCAGGCTAACGTGGTGATCTTGCACAAGGATCTTGCTGATGACTTTGAGGCGTTTTGTCGGGCGAACAGCAGCCCGCTCCCTCTGCTGTACAGGAGCAAATGTGGAGAATGGAGCTGCGGGCCCCTCGCCACAGGATCTGACATCAG GGAGGACTGTCCAGAGTACTGTGTGTTTGAGAAAGGCAAGCTAATGAAGAAGATCTCTAGTTTATCCTCCTACACTCCTCAACTTGCGGACATGGTCACATTCTACCTCGGCTGTAGCTTTGGCTTTGAAGCAGCCTTAAAGGCCGCTGGGGTTCCAGTGAGAAATGTGGAGCAGGGTAAAAATGTCAGCATGTACAAG acaTCAGTACCTTGTATTAGCACAGGTCGGTTTCATTGTCCGATGGTGGTGAGCATGAGACCTGTACCAGAGGACAAGCTGGACGCTGCGGCTCAATGCACACACGTGATCCCACTGGCACATGGAGGCCCTGTCCACATTGGACACCCTA AGCTGCTGGGCATCCATGACTTGTCTCGACCAGACTATGGGGACCCAGTGGAAGTGTGTTCTGGTGATGTGCCTGTGTTCTGGGCCTGTGGGGTCACAGGTGTTGAGGCTGTACAGAGCTGCA AGCCCGCTCTAGCGTTCACACACTCTCCTGGCTGCATGTTCATCACCGATCAAAAGGCAGAAATTGTTTCACCCCTCACTCTTGAGCCAGCACAATGCCCTTTGACATTCTGCATTTCCCAGAATCCTCAGCTTTACAGTGTGGCTAGCGAAAAAGCTGTTCAACAGATTCGAGCAATTGAGGAGCTTGTTGTTGAAGACCCAG GTGCAAGAGGTATTCGGGCCCTGTTCTTGCAGGATGAGCTCCTAAAggcctgtctctctctgtcccaCTCCTCCTCTGTTCTCATCACTACTGGCTTCCCCACACACTACATGCACAACCCCCCTGAAGAGACTGATGGCCCGCCTGGGGCCATCGCCATGGCAGCTATGCTTCAAGCACTCCGCAAAGAGGTGGTCATCGTGACGGATAAGCGGGCTTTGGAGATGAATCAGCACATCATGCAGGATGCTGTGAAGAAAG GTGTGATAAAGACTGCAGTGCCAGTAATAAGTTTCCAGAGTAATGGCCCTGACTCAGCACTTCACTTCCTGTGCCATGATGGAGATCCCTCAAAGCCCAG GTTCGACCACTTGGTGGCAATAGAGCGCAGCGGCCGGGCTGCAGACGGGAACTACTACAACATGAGGGGGGTGAACATCAGGCATTTAGTCGACCCAATAGACGATCTCTTCACCACTGCCAGCACTATTGCGGGAATCACTACCACAG GGATCGGAGATGGTGGTAATGAGCTTGGTATGGGTAAAGTCAAAGCAGCAGTTAAAGCATACATGCCTAATGGGAATCTGATTGCATGTGACGTGGGTGCTGATTTTGCCATCACAGCAG GAGTGTCCAACTGGGGTGGCTATGCTGTCGCCTGTGCGCTGTATGTTCTGAGTCTTTGTCCAATACACTGGCGGTACCTCCAGAGAGGTTTGAGTTTGTCGCCGACACCTGATCAACAGAGCCTGTTGTCTGCTTGTCTGCCCACCATTGCCAAG gAGGAAGACATGCTCCACATTTTGGTAAAATATGGTGTCCGCAGTGGTAAAACGGCAAACCTGGGACTGGAGGTGGACGGATTGACCTTTCACCCATACCATTCTGACGTCATACAGCGTCTTAGGCATCTCACTCTTGCCTAA
- the dglucy gene encoding D-glutamate cyclase, mitochondrial isoform X2 — MFPAVLLKCARMKPFLHRAVGLKYSTQANRRPGYQQANVVILHKDLADDFEAFCRANSSPLPLLYRSKCGEWSCGPLATGSDIREDCPEYCVFEKGKLMKKISSLSSYTPQLADMVTFYLGCSFGFEAALKAAGVPVRNVEQGKNVSMYKTSVPCISTGRFHCPMVVSMRPVPEDKLDAAAQCTHVIPLAHGGPVHIGHPKLLGIHDLSRPDYGDPVEVCSGDVPVFWACGVTGVEAVQSCKPALAFTHSPGCMFITDQKAEIVSPLTLEPAQCPLTFCISQNPQLYSVASEKAVQQIRAIEELVVEDPGARGIRALFLQDELLKACLSLSHSSSVLITTGFPTHYMHNPPEETDGPPGAIAMAAMLQALRKEVVIVTDKRALEMNQHIMQDAVKKGVIKTAVPVISFQSNGPDSALHFLCHDGDPSKPRFDHLVAIERSGRAADGNYYNMRGVNIRHLVDPIDDLFTTASTIAGITTTGIGDGGNELGMGKVKAAVKAYMPNGNLIACDVGADFAITAGVSNWGGYAVACALYVLSLCPIHWRYLQRGLSLSPTPDQQSLLSACLPTIAKEEDMLHILVKYGVRSGKTANLGLEVDGLTFHPYHSDVIQRLRHLTLA, encoded by the exons ATGTTTCCTGCAGTGCTGTTGAAATGTGCACGTATGAAACCATTTCTCCATCGTGCTGTCGGACTGAAATACAGCACCCAAGCAAACAGAAGGCCAG GATATCAGCAGGCTAACGTGGTGATCTTGCACAAGGATCTTGCTGATGACTTTGAGGCGTTTTGTCGGGCGAACAGCAGCCCGCTCCCTCTGCTGTACAGGAGCAAATGTGGAGAATGGAGCTGCGGGCCCCTCGCCACAGGATCTGACATCAG GGAGGACTGTCCAGAGTACTGTGTGTTTGAGAAAGGCAAGCTAATGAAGAAGATCTCTAGTTTATCCTCCTACACTCCTCAACTTGCGGACATGGTCACATTCTACCTCGGCTGTAGCTTTGGCTTTGAAGCAGCCTTAAAGGCCGCTGGGGTTCCAGTGAGAAATGTGGAGCAGGGTAAAAATGTCAGCATGTACAAG acaTCAGTACCTTGTATTAGCACAGGTCGGTTTCATTGTCCGATGGTGGTGAGCATGAGACCTGTACCAGAGGACAAGCTGGACGCTGCGGCTCAATGCACACACGTGATCCCACTGGCACATGGAGGCCCTGTCCACATTGGACACCCTA AGCTGCTGGGCATCCATGACTTGTCTCGACCAGACTATGGGGACCCAGTGGAAGTGTGTTCTGGTGATGTGCCTGTGTTCTGGGCCTGTGGGGTCACAGGTGTTGAGGCTGTACAGAGCTGCA AGCCCGCTCTAGCGTTCACACACTCTCCTGGCTGCATGTTCATCACCGATCAAAAGGCAGAAATTGTTTCACCCCTCACTCTTGAGCCAGCACAATGCCCTTTGACATTCTGCATTTCCCAGAATCCTCAGCTTTACAGTGTGGCTAGCGAAAAAGCTGTTCAACAGATTCGAGCAATTGAGGAGCTTGTTGTTGAAGACCCAG GTGCAAGAGGTATTCGGGCCCTGTTCTTGCAGGATGAGCTCCTAAAggcctgtctctctctgtcccaCTCCTCCTCTGTTCTCATCACTACTGGCTTCCCCACACACTACATGCACAACCCCCCTGAAGAGACTGATGGCCCGCCTGGGGCCATCGCCATGGCAGCTATGCTTCAAGCACTCCGCAAAGAGGTGGTCATCGTGACGGATAAGCGGGCTTTGGAGATGAATCAGCACATCATGCAGGATGCTGTGAAGAAAG GTGTGATAAAGACTGCAGTGCCAGTAATAAGTTTCCAGAGTAATGGCCCTGACTCAGCACTTCACTTCCTGTGCCATGATGGAGATCCCTCAAAGCCCAG GTTCGACCACTTGGTGGCAATAGAGCGCAGCGGCCGGGCTGCAGACGGGAACTACTACAACATGAGGGGGGTGAACATCAGGCATTTAGTCGACCCAATAGACGATCTCTTCACCACTGCCAGCACTATTGCGGGAATCACTACCACAG GGATCGGAGATGGTGGTAATGAGCTTGGTATGGGTAAAGTCAAAGCAGCAGTTAAAGCATACATGCCTAATGGGAATCTGATTGCATGTGACGTGGGTGCTGATTTTGCCATCACAGCAG GAGTGTCCAACTGGGGTGGCTATGCTGTCGCCTGTGCGCTGTATGTTCTGAGTCTTTGTCCAATACACTGGCGGTACCTCCAGAGAGGTTTGAGTTTGTCGCCGACACCTGATCAACAGAGCCTGTTGTCTGCTTGTCTGCCCACCATTGCCAAG gAGGAAGACATGCTCCACATTTTGGTAAAATATGGTGTCCGCAGTGGTAAAACGGCAAACCTGGGACTGGAGGTGGACGGATTGACCTTTCACCCATACCATTCTGACGTCATACAGCGTCTTAGGCATCTCACTCTTGCCTAA
- the dglucy gene encoding D-glutamate cyclase, mitochondrial isoform X4, with protein MVLLKCARMKPFLHRAVGLKYSTQANRRPGYQQANVVILHKDLADDFEAFCRANSSPLPLLYRSKCGEWSCGPLATGSDIREDCPEYCVFEKGKLMKKISSLSSYTPQLADMVTFYLGCSFGFEAALKAAGVPVRNVEQGKNVSMYKTSVPCISTGRFHCPMVVSMRPVPEDKLDAAAQCTHVIPLAHGGPVHIGHPKLLGIHDLSRPDYGDPVEVCSGDVPVFWACGVTGVEAVQSCKPALAFTHSPGCMFITDQKAEIVSPLTLEPAQCPLTFCISQNPQLYSVASEKAVQQIRAIEELVVEDPGARGIRALFLQDELLKACLSLSHSSSVLITTGFPTHYMHNPPEETDGPPGAIAMAAMLQALRKEVVIVTDKRALEMNQHIMQDAVKKGVIKTAVPVISFQSNGPDSALHFLCHDGDPSKPRFDHLVAIERSGRAADGNYYNMRGVNIRHLVDPIDDLFTTASTIAGITTTGIGDGGNELGMGKVKAAVKAYMPNGNLIACDVGADFAITAGVSNWGGYAVACALYVLSLCPIHWRYLQRGLSLSPTPDQQSLLSACLPTIAKEEDMLHILVKYGVRSGKTANLGLEVDGLTFHPYHSDVIQRLRHLTLA; from the exons ATGG TGCTGTTGAAATGTGCACGTATGAAACCATTTCTCCATCGTGCTGTCGGACTGAAATACAGCACCCAAGCAAACAGAAGGCCAG GATATCAGCAGGCTAACGTGGTGATCTTGCACAAGGATCTTGCTGATGACTTTGAGGCGTTTTGTCGGGCGAACAGCAGCCCGCTCCCTCTGCTGTACAGGAGCAAATGTGGAGAATGGAGCTGCGGGCCCCTCGCCACAGGATCTGACATCAG GGAGGACTGTCCAGAGTACTGTGTGTTTGAGAAAGGCAAGCTAATGAAGAAGATCTCTAGTTTATCCTCCTACACTCCTCAACTTGCGGACATGGTCACATTCTACCTCGGCTGTAGCTTTGGCTTTGAAGCAGCCTTAAAGGCCGCTGGGGTTCCAGTGAGAAATGTGGAGCAGGGTAAAAATGTCAGCATGTACAAG acaTCAGTACCTTGTATTAGCACAGGTCGGTTTCATTGTCCGATGGTGGTGAGCATGAGACCTGTACCAGAGGACAAGCTGGACGCTGCGGCTCAATGCACACACGTGATCCCACTGGCACATGGAGGCCCTGTCCACATTGGACACCCTA AGCTGCTGGGCATCCATGACTTGTCTCGACCAGACTATGGGGACCCAGTGGAAGTGTGTTCTGGTGATGTGCCTGTGTTCTGGGCCTGTGGGGTCACAGGTGTTGAGGCTGTACAGAGCTGCA AGCCCGCTCTAGCGTTCACACACTCTCCTGGCTGCATGTTCATCACCGATCAAAAGGCAGAAATTGTTTCACCCCTCACTCTTGAGCCAGCACAATGCCCTTTGACATTCTGCATTTCCCAGAATCCTCAGCTTTACAGTGTGGCTAGCGAAAAAGCTGTTCAACAGATTCGAGCAATTGAGGAGCTTGTTGTTGAAGACCCAG GTGCAAGAGGTATTCGGGCCCTGTTCTTGCAGGATGAGCTCCTAAAggcctgtctctctctgtcccaCTCCTCCTCTGTTCTCATCACTACTGGCTTCCCCACACACTACATGCACAACCCCCCTGAAGAGACTGATGGCCCGCCTGGGGCCATCGCCATGGCAGCTATGCTTCAAGCACTCCGCAAAGAGGTGGTCATCGTGACGGATAAGCGGGCTTTGGAGATGAATCAGCACATCATGCAGGATGCTGTGAAGAAAG GTGTGATAAAGACTGCAGTGCCAGTAATAAGTTTCCAGAGTAATGGCCCTGACTCAGCACTTCACTTCCTGTGCCATGATGGAGATCCCTCAAAGCCCAG GTTCGACCACTTGGTGGCAATAGAGCGCAGCGGCCGGGCTGCAGACGGGAACTACTACAACATGAGGGGGGTGAACATCAGGCATTTAGTCGACCCAATAGACGATCTCTTCACCACTGCCAGCACTATTGCGGGAATCACTACCACAG GGATCGGAGATGGTGGTAATGAGCTTGGTATGGGTAAAGTCAAAGCAGCAGTTAAAGCATACATGCCTAATGGGAATCTGATTGCATGTGACGTGGGTGCTGATTTTGCCATCACAGCAG GAGTGTCCAACTGGGGTGGCTATGCTGTCGCCTGTGCGCTGTATGTTCTGAGTCTTTGTCCAATACACTGGCGGTACCTCCAGAGAGGTTTGAGTTTGTCGCCGACACCTGATCAACAGAGCCTGTTGTCTGCTTGTCTGCCCACCATTGCCAAG gAGGAAGACATGCTCCACATTTTGGTAAAATATGGTGTCCGCAGTGGTAAAACGGCAAACCTGGGACTGGAGGTGGACGGATTGACCTTTCACCCATACCATTCTGACGTCATACAGCGTCTTAGGCATCTCACTCTTGCCTAA
- the dglucy gene encoding D-glutamate cyclase, mitochondrial isoform X1: MVTSLSCQIRHSVEKIFDLCASLQVAWCLFGCPNHGSVCASRQRLFSFSLLLKCARMKPFLHRAVGLKYSTQANRRPGYQQANVVILHKDLADDFEAFCRANSSPLPLLYRSKCGEWSCGPLATGSDIREDCPEYCVFEKGKLMKKISSLSSYTPQLADMVTFYLGCSFGFEAALKAAGVPVRNVEQGKNVSMYKTSVPCISTGRFHCPMVVSMRPVPEDKLDAAAQCTHVIPLAHGGPVHIGHPKLLGIHDLSRPDYGDPVEVCSGDVPVFWACGVTGVEAVQSCKPALAFTHSPGCMFITDQKAEIVSPLTLEPAQCPLTFCISQNPQLYSVASEKAVQQIRAIEELVVEDPGARGIRALFLQDELLKACLSLSHSSSVLITTGFPTHYMHNPPEETDGPPGAIAMAAMLQALRKEVVIVTDKRALEMNQHIMQDAVKKGVIKTAVPVISFQSNGPDSALHFLCHDGDPSKPRFDHLVAIERSGRAADGNYYNMRGVNIRHLVDPIDDLFTTASTIAGITTTGIGDGGNELGMGKVKAAVKAYMPNGNLIACDVGADFAITAGVSNWGGYAVACALYVLSLCPIHWRYLQRGLSLSPTPDQQSLLSACLPTIAKEEDMLHILVKYGVRSGKTANLGLEVDGLTFHPYHSDVIQRLRHLTLA; the protein is encoded by the exons atggTAACGTCGCTAAGTTGCCAAATCCGACATAGCGTCGAAAAAATCTTTGATTTGTGTGCGAGTCTGCAGGTCGCGTGGTGTTTGTTTGGTTGTCCCAATCACGGAAGTGTCTGCGCTTCCAGACAGCGTTTATTTTCGTTCAGCT TGCTGTTGAAATGTGCACGTATGAAACCATTTCTCCATCGTGCTGTCGGACTGAAATACAGCACCCAAGCAAACAGAAGGCCAG GATATCAGCAGGCTAACGTGGTGATCTTGCACAAGGATCTTGCTGATGACTTTGAGGCGTTTTGTCGGGCGAACAGCAGCCCGCTCCCTCTGCTGTACAGGAGCAAATGTGGAGAATGGAGCTGCGGGCCCCTCGCCACAGGATCTGACATCAG GGAGGACTGTCCAGAGTACTGTGTGTTTGAGAAAGGCAAGCTAATGAAGAAGATCTCTAGTTTATCCTCCTACACTCCTCAACTTGCGGACATGGTCACATTCTACCTCGGCTGTAGCTTTGGCTTTGAAGCAGCCTTAAAGGCCGCTGGGGTTCCAGTGAGAAATGTGGAGCAGGGTAAAAATGTCAGCATGTACAAG acaTCAGTACCTTGTATTAGCACAGGTCGGTTTCATTGTCCGATGGTGGTGAGCATGAGACCTGTACCAGAGGACAAGCTGGACGCTGCGGCTCAATGCACACACGTGATCCCACTGGCACATGGAGGCCCTGTCCACATTGGACACCCTA AGCTGCTGGGCATCCATGACTTGTCTCGACCAGACTATGGGGACCCAGTGGAAGTGTGTTCTGGTGATGTGCCTGTGTTCTGGGCCTGTGGGGTCACAGGTGTTGAGGCTGTACAGAGCTGCA AGCCCGCTCTAGCGTTCACACACTCTCCTGGCTGCATGTTCATCACCGATCAAAAGGCAGAAATTGTTTCACCCCTCACTCTTGAGCCAGCACAATGCCCTTTGACATTCTGCATTTCCCAGAATCCTCAGCTTTACAGTGTGGCTAGCGAAAAAGCTGTTCAACAGATTCGAGCAATTGAGGAGCTTGTTGTTGAAGACCCAG GTGCAAGAGGTATTCGGGCCCTGTTCTTGCAGGATGAGCTCCTAAAggcctgtctctctctgtcccaCTCCTCCTCTGTTCTCATCACTACTGGCTTCCCCACACACTACATGCACAACCCCCCTGAAGAGACTGATGGCCCGCCTGGGGCCATCGCCATGGCAGCTATGCTTCAAGCACTCCGCAAAGAGGTGGTCATCGTGACGGATAAGCGGGCTTTGGAGATGAATCAGCACATCATGCAGGATGCTGTGAAGAAAG GTGTGATAAAGACTGCAGTGCCAGTAATAAGTTTCCAGAGTAATGGCCCTGACTCAGCACTTCACTTCCTGTGCCATGATGGAGATCCCTCAAAGCCCAG GTTCGACCACTTGGTGGCAATAGAGCGCAGCGGCCGGGCTGCAGACGGGAACTACTACAACATGAGGGGGGTGAACATCAGGCATTTAGTCGACCCAATAGACGATCTCTTCACCACTGCCAGCACTATTGCGGGAATCACTACCACAG GGATCGGAGATGGTGGTAATGAGCTTGGTATGGGTAAAGTCAAAGCAGCAGTTAAAGCATACATGCCTAATGGGAATCTGATTGCATGTGACGTGGGTGCTGATTTTGCCATCACAGCAG GAGTGTCCAACTGGGGTGGCTATGCTGTCGCCTGTGCGCTGTATGTTCTGAGTCTTTGTCCAATACACTGGCGGTACCTCCAGAGAGGTTTGAGTTTGTCGCCGACACCTGATCAACAGAGCCTGTTGTCTGCTTGTCTGCCCACCATTGCCAAG gAGGAAGACATGCTCCACATTTTGGTAAAATATGGTGTCCGCAGTGGTAAAACGGCAAACCTGGGACTGGAGGTGGACGGATTGACCTTTCACCCATACCATTCTGACGTCATACAGCGTCTTAGGCATCTCACTCTTGCCTAA